The DNA segment CATGCCGGATAACGGAATTGCTTTCCAAGCAGTTTAAAAAAGTAAAACTTGGGCGCGATCCTTACGTAGAATATGCCGATGCTGACGCTATCAATGGATCCATTTCCTTGCGTTTTTGGCAGAACGGCGACTACTTTTATCCATTGGGTATGGAGAAATCTAAAAAATTAAGCGATTTCTTCATCGACGAAAAAATTTCAATACCGGATAAGCAAACGCGGCCGATTCTCTATGAGCACAAAAACGGACGCGATCATATTATCTGGATTTGCGGGCTTCGGCTCGACAATCGGTATAAATTAACTTCCGCTACTCAACGTATTTTAAAATTGGAATGTCGACGGAATGAACAACACGATTAAAGCCGATGGTCATGTTTTTACGGTAATGATCTCTGACGAGCAAATCCGAAACGAAGTTCGCCGCCTCGGCCGTGAAATTACCAACGACTTCCAAGACAAAAATCCCATTTTTGTCGGGATTCTCAATGGTTCTTTTTTATTTGTTGCCGATCTGATTCGAGAAGTCAATACGGAATGTGAAATCGACTTTCTGAAAATCGGAAGTTACGGGGATCACATGCATTCCAGCGGCAGCATTCGTCTCGATAAAGATGTGAGCGCTAAGCTCAAAGGACGCCACGTGATTGTTGTTGAAGATATTATCGATTCAGGTTTATCCGTTACGTATATCAAAAATCATTTGGATAAAATGGAGCCGGCCTCGTTACGTTTTGCAACCTTGCTGTTAAAGAAAGAAAAAGCAAAAGTCGACTTCCCTATTCATTATGTCGGGTTTGAGATCGGCAACGAATTCGTCATAGGTTACGGATTGGATTACGCCCAGCGTTTCCGGCATTTAAAAGACATTTATGTTACCAAGAGTTAAAGGAGCACGCCTTTGAGCGAAAATAAAAACACAGAAATGAGCGAAAATAAAAAAAATAAATCCAAACGGCCTGCCGCTAAGCGCCCCCGTCCCAACCAGGAAGGCGGATCAGGATTCAAAAATTCGTTTGCAACGTTTTTTATATGGCTCGCAATCTTTGCGGCATTTTTCTTTTTGTATCAGATGATCTCATCCGGTAATGAAAAACTTGTTGAACTCACCTATTCGCAATATCAGGAGTTATTGAATCAGGATAAGATCAACAGCGTTCATATTACGGAAAACGAATTACGCGGTACTCTGAAAGAAGAATCGATCGCCTATGTCGACGGACGTTCCGTGAAGTATTCACAATTTAAAATCTACTTGCCGTTTGTCGACAGTAAAATGATCGAAGATTGGCGCGCAAAAAATATCGGCATTGAGTTCTCGAAAAAAGGAACGGACTTTTCGACCATTTTCATTCAAATGCTTCCTTGGTTAGTGGCAATCGGTATTTTTATTTTTATTCTTCGCCGGATGCAGGGCGGCGGCACCGGTTCAAAAAATATTTTTACTTTCGGAAAAAGCCGTGCCCGCATGTCGACTGAAAAAGATACCAAAGTCACATTCATCGATGTGGCCGGATGCGATGAAGCCAAACAGGAATTACAGGAAATTGTCGACTTCCTGAAAGATCCGGATCGTTTCACCAAAGTTGGCGGACGCATCCCCAAAGGTGCTTTATTACTAGGACCTCCGGGAACCGGAAAAACTTTGTTAGCGCGAGCCGTCGCCGGTGAAGCAGGCGTTCCGTTTTTTTCGATCAGCGGCGCTGATTTTGTCGAAATGTTTGTCGGTGTTGGTGCATCGCGTGTACGCGATCTTTTCGATCAGGCTAAACGCAGCCAGCCATGTATAATTTTTATTGATGAAATCGATGCAGTCGGACGTTCACGCGGAGCCGGCTTGGGCGGTGGTCACGATGAACGCGAGCAGACACTGAACCAGCTTTTGGTTGAAATGGACGGCTTCGATTCCAATGAAGCAATTATTTTGCTTGCTGCGACCAACCGACCGGACATCCTCGATTCAGCATTGCTCCGGCCGGGACG comes from the bacterium genome and includes:
- the ftsH gene encoding ATP-dependent zinc metalloprotease FtsH produces the protein MSENKKNKSKRPAAKRPRPNQEGGSGFKNSFATFFIWLAIFAAFFFLYQMISSGNEKLVELTYSQYQELLNQDKINSVHITENELRGTLKEESIAYVDGRSVKYSQFKIYLPFVDSKMIEDWRAKNIGIEFSKKGTDFSTIFIQMLPWLVAIGIFIFILRRMQGGGTGSKNIFTFGKSRARMSTEKDTKVTFIDVAGCDEAKQELQEIVDFLKDPDRFTKVGGRIPKGALLLGPPGTGKTLLARAVAGEAGVPFFSISGADFVEMFVGVGASRVRDLFDQAKRSQPCIIFIDEIDAVGRSRGAGLGGGHDEREQTLNQLLVEMDGFDSNEAIILLAATNRPDILDSALLRPGRFDRQVVVDQPDVKGREEILRIHTKKIHLSQNVNLEKIAKGTPGLSGADLENLVNEAALLAARRNSDIVENIDFENAKDKVMMGVERKSLVISEKEKRMVAYHEAGHALVARLLPDSDPVHKVTIIPRGRALGLTHYLPTDDRHMYSRTYIQTTLIHLMGGRAAEKIIFDHLTTGAGNDIERATSVARKMVCEWGMSDLVGPVAFGKKEEEVFLGRDIATSKNYSEETAVIIDKEIQKIVREAENKAVDLIRENINYLHAIANALIERETIDTDDLDLIMAGQALKPLEQENGEQKTPVS
- the hpt gene encoding hypoxanthine phosphoribosyltransferase, whose product is MNNTIKADGHVFTVMISDEQIRNEVRRLGREITNDFQDKNPIFVGILNGSFLFVADLIREVNTECEIDFLKIGSYGDHMHSSGSIRLDKDVSAKLKGRHVIVVEDIIDSGLSVTYIKNHLDKMEPASLRFATLLLKKEKAKVDFPIHYVGFEIGNEFVIGYGLDYAQRFRHLKDIYVTKS